CCTGGACATGAGGTCCCGGAGGGTGCTTGCGGTCGTGCTGGCAGGTGGAGAGGGTAAGAGGCTCATGCCGCTCACGGCGGATCGAGCCAAACCGGCGGTGCCGTTCGGCGGGATGTACCGCCTCATCGATTTCGTGCTGTCGAACCTCGCCAACGGCGGCTTCCTGAAGATCGTCGTGCTGACGCAGTACAAGAACCACAGCCTCGACCGGCATGTCTCCCGAACCTGGCGACTGTCGGCGATGCTGGGCAACTACGTCACGCCGGTGCCGGCCCAGCAGCGACTCGGGCCGCGCTGGTTCTCCGGCTCCGCCGACGCCTTGTTCCAGAACCTGAACCTGATCTACGACGAGATGCCCGAGCACGTGATCGTGTTCGGCGCGGACCACATCTACCGCATGGATCCGCGGCAGATGGTCGAGCAGCACGAGGACTCCGGCGCCGACGTCACGGTGGCGGCCATCAGGCAGCCGCTGTCGCTGGCCGACCAGTTCGGCGTGATCGAGACCGACCCCGAGGGGCGGCGGATCGTGGCCTTCAGGGAGAAGCCGAAGGACGCGGTGGGGCTGGCCGACTCCCCCGACGAGGTGTTCGCCTCGATGGGCAACTACGTGTTCAAGACGCAGTCGATGATCGACGCGCTGCGTGAGGACGCGCTCGACCCGACCAGCAAGCACGACCTGGGCGGCAACATCATCCCCATGCTGGTCAAGTCGGGCGGCGCCGACGTGTACGACTTCGCCAACAACATGGTGCCGGGCTCCAGCGAGCGCGATCGCGGCTACTGGCGCGACGTGGGGACGCTGGACGCGTACTACGAGGCCCACATGGACCTCATCTCGGCACACCCGATCTTCAACCTCTACAACGACAAGTGGCCGATCTTCACGGGGCACGACCCGCTGCCTCCGGCCAAGTTCGTGCACAACGACGGCGACCGGGTGGGGCGGGCGATCGACTCGCTGGTGTCCCCCGGGGTGATCGTCTCCGGCGGCACGGCCATCAGGTCGATCCTGTCGCCCAAGGTGGTGCTCCACTCGCACTCGCTGGTGGAGGACTCCGTGCTGATGGAGAACGTCAAGGTGGGGCGGGGCGCGATCGTGCGCAAGGCGATCATCGACAAGAATGTGGTGATTCCCGATGGGGCGCGGATCGGGTTCGACCTCGAGTACGACCGGACGCGGTTCGCGTTGACCAGGGGTGGGGTCGTGGTGATCGGCAAGAACGAGATCGTCGATCGGTGAGCGGACCAGCCGCCGGGGGCCGCGGCCCCCGGCGCGACGGCACGGCAGCTCAGCGGCGGCACGGCAGCACAGCGGCGGCAGCGCAGGCAGCGCAGCGGCGGCAACTCGGCGGCGGCAGCGCGGCGGCACAGCGCGGCAGCGCCGCAGCACAACGGCTCGGCAGCACAGCGGCGCGGCAGCACAGCGGCGCGGCGGCTCGGCGGCGCGGCAGCACAGCGGCGCGGCGGCTCGGCGGCGCGGCAGCACAGGGAGAACGATCGGCCGCGCAGGGAAGTGGCCGTATAGGGAGAACGGCCGCGCCGGGCGATGAACGCGCGCGGGAGATGGTCGCGCCCGGGAGATGGTCGCGCCCGGAAGATGGTCGCGCCCGGGAGATGATCGTGCACGTGAATGACAAGGTCCCGGGCCACGCGAGTGCCCCGGGACCACGCCGGACTAAGCCGCGGAACCGGCCTGAACCGGTCTCCACTCAGAACCGGTAAGGCGAGGCGGGCCAGCCGTAGCCGCGCGAGCCCCAGCCGCCGCGCAGGCCCCAGCCGCGGTTGCCCCAGTTGCCCGGCGAGGCCCAGTTGGTGGTGTAACCGTGACCGTGGCCCTGGTTACCCCAGTTGCTGCCGCCCCAGTTACCGTTGTCCCAGCCGCCGTTGCCCCAGCTGTTGCCGCTGTCCCAGGTGTTGCCCTGGTCCCAGTTGTTGCCGTCGTCGTACTTGTCGTACTTGTCGTACTTGTCGTGCGCCGTGCCGTGGTCGCTCTCGCACGCGTCGGCCTCGCGCTGACCCGAGTAGACACCCCAGGTGTCGATGCCCAGCGAGCGCGACGCGTCGGCCAGGCTCAGGTTGCAGTAGGCCGGAACGGCGCTGGCCGGCGTGGCCAGCACGACGAGTGCGGCGGCGGTGGCAAGTGCGCCACCTGCCGCTATGAGCGTACGTTTCATGATCTCTCCCTGTAGTCACGATGTGACATCGGTTCCTCACTGTACGTAGCTGGCCCAGGAACGCCGTGTAACGCCACGCCCGGAACTGTCTCGTCGGTTTGTCGCACGGTGGGTCATAGCCACCGGTTATGACGACAGGTCTTGGACGGGATCAGCGGCCCAGCCGCATGATCGGGGCCATGCGAACCTCATGTGTGATCGCCCTGGTCGCGTTCCTTTCTTTCCTGGCCGCCGCCTGCGGCGCCGCCCCGGCGACGACCCCGGCGGCCACCCCGGCAGCGGCCACCCCTGCAGCCGCTACCCCGGCCTCCTCACCCTCGGCCGACGCCACGGTCACCGGCGTGGACGGGGCGGCGCAGGCGTACGTGGACGCCGTGAACGCGGGCGACCTGGACGCCCTGGTCGCCTCCTTCGCCACTGACGCCGAGATCATCGACGTCAGCCGCAGCATCAAGGGGCACGACGCCATCAGGCGGTGGGCGGGCGACGAGGTGATCGGCGGGACGTTGCGGGTGCTGTCGATCGCCGAGCGGCGGGCGGACGGGCAGAAGCTGCTCGTCCACTGGGCCCCCGGCGGGTCCGGCGGCTGGCGGGCGCACTACGACTTCACGGTCGGGAGCGGGCGCATCGTCAAAGCCGATCTCCAGTACGCCTGACGCTTTTGGGTCTTGCTGCCGCAGCCCTTCGGGATCACCCTGGGGGCCACAGGAGGCAGTGACATGTCACACCCACTCGGAGTCAGCCGTCCCGATCTAGAAGTCACCGACCTGCCCACGCCTGAAGAGGTCTTCAAGGTCTCCAGGATCGGCTTCAAGGAACTGTTCAAGTACGCCGTCGGCCCGAGCCTCATCGCCCTGGGCATTTCCATCGGCAGCGGCGAATGGCTGCTGGGCCCCCTCAACGTGGGGCAGTACGGATTCGTCGGCGTCGGCTGGGTCATCCTGGTGTCGGCGCTGCTGCAGACGTTCTACAACGTCGAATGCTCCCGCTACGTCCTGGCGACCGGCGAGACGCCCGTGGTCGGGTGGGGGCGGGTGCCGCCGGGCTGGATGTTGTGGGTGCCGCTGTCCGTCCTCATCGTGATCTTCGCGTTCATCGCGGGCGGCTGGGCCGCCTCGGCAGGTCAGGGCGTGTACGCGCTGGTGCACGGCGTACCCCCGGCCGCCGACGCCGTCGAGCCCCGGCTGTGGGCCATCGGGCTGCTGGTGCTGGTGTTCCTCATCACCGCCGCCGCCCGCCGCGTCAGCCGCGCGCTGGAGCTGGCCAACTGGGTGATGGTCGGCACCATCCTGCTCGCCCTGCTGGCCGTGGACCTGCTCGTCGTCCCGTTCAGCATGTGGTGGGAGGGCATCCGCGGCTTCATCACCCCGGCTGCCCCGCCCGCCGGGATCACCGCCACCCAGCTCGGCGCGCTGGCCGGGTTCACCGCGCTGGCCTCGGGCCTGAACTGGTACGTCATGGGCCACTACCGCGACAAGGGTTACGGCATGGGGCACCGCGTCGGCTACATCTCCGGGCTGCGCGGCGAGCGGCGCGCGATCCTGGCCAGCGGCGTCACCTTCCCCGACGACGAGCGCAACCGCGGCCTGTGGCGGCGCTGGTACCGGCTGCTCATGGTGGACATGTGGGGCGTGTTCTTCGTCGGCGCCATCCTCGGCATGCTGCTGCCCACTCTCCTCATGTCGCAGGCGGTCGCGATGTCGGGCGAGCGGCCCACCCGGGCGAACGTGCCCACCTTCGTCGCCGGCGTCCTCGGCGACCAGTACGGCCAGGTGGCCTTCTACGTCGCCCTCGTGATGGGGGTGCTGATCCTGTTCTCCACGCAGCTCGGCATCTTCGAGGCCATGGTCCGGGTGACGACCGACGCCGCCAACGCCACCAGCCCGCGCCTGCGCCGGCTGATCGAGGGCGACCCACGCCGCTTCTACTACCCGTTCATGCTGCTGCTGCTCGTCATCATCTCGATCGTCATCTTCCAGTCGCTGCCCGTGGGGCTGGTCGAATGGTCGGCCAACATGTCGAACCTGGGCGCGCTGATCTACCCGTTCCTGCTGATGTACCTGAACAGCAAGCTGCCGCGCCCGGCCCGCCCGCGGCCCTGGCACTACGTCATCCTGGTGCTCAACTTCCTGTTCTTCGGGTTCTTCTTCGTCAACTTCATCGCCGACTTCCTGGGGGACCCGCTGGTCACGTTCTAACCGGCGGGCCAGAGGGTGATCGCGGCGTCCACCGTCCGGCCGTCGGGGTCGGCGAAGATGACGTACGCGAGGTCGGAGGCGTGGGTCAGGATGCACAACCGCTGGTGCGGCCTGGCCCGCCTCTCCCCCACGGTGACGCCCTCGGTGGGCGGGCTGCTGCGGCACTGCTCGCGTGAGGTGACGACGAGGGTGCGGTTCTCGTCCACGTAGACGGCGTCGCGCGAGAGGACGAGGTCCGCGTCGCCCGGCTCGGCCGTGACGGGGCCGTCGGGGGTGAGCCGCCACAGGGCCATGGCGCTCCTGGCCGCCGGCCGGGGGAGGGAGACGATGTCGTCGTAGAGCGGCTGCTCGGCGGGCGCCTGGGTGCTCTGGGTGAGCTGGACGTCGGTGGTGGCCGCCGGTGGGGTGGCGGGGCCCGCGCTGATGGGCTCCTGGGTCATGAGCGGACGGAACGCGAGCACGCCTGCGGCCACCAGGGCGGCCGTCATGGCGACCGGGAGCAGGGCCCTGCCCAGCGAGAGCGTCCAGGTCGCCCGTTCGCGAGGCGGGGCGGCGGCGGGCTCGTCAGCGCGAGGGGCGAAGACGGGCTCCGCGGCCGGCAGGGGCTTCGGGGCGGGAGGTGGCAGGCCGAGGAGCGAGATCCAGTACCGCTGCCACAGGCTGAGGTCCCGGCGGACCGGCACGCCACCGGGCTCGTACGGGCGGCTGTCGATGAGCGCGTCCCAGTAACGTCGCGCCAGCGTGCGGCCCTGGTGCCGGCCGGCGCTCATGGCGTCGCCTCCCGTGGCTGCTCGGCAGGCGTGTCAGGGACCCCGCGCAGCGAACGCAGGGTGCCGACCTGCCGCAGCAGCGCGGGCGCGGAGGCGCCGACCGCGATGGCCGCCATCGTGCCGGTGATCTGGTCCCTGAACAGCAGGCACGCCGCCGCGCCCAGGGCCAGCCTGGTCGCGGCCACGAGGGAGTCCGCGACCGGATCGAGGTAGTCGTCCAGGCGCGGCAGCCTGCCGCTCCTTCGCTTCGCCCTGGCCTTCCTGCGTGCCTGCTGCCAGGCCGTCAGCGAGCTCCACACGTAGAGGATCTCGATGACCGCTCCCCCGACGGCCCCCAGACCCGCGGCCGTCAGCGCATCCATGACTCCGCCCCCAGTTCTGCTCTGGGGCCCAGCATGCTCGGGCAGGTCATGGGCGGGCGAGCACCGGGTGGTCAGGTAGTGCTCACCCGCGAGGTGGACGAGTGTGTCGGCGCCGGTGGTCCGGTGAAGGTCGCCCGGAACCGGGCCGTGGTGGCGTGGCCGTGGACGAGGAGGAGGCCGAGCGGGCGGCCGTTGGGGTTGCCGGGGGCCGTGGCCGTGCGGGCGGTGAAGCCCTGCGGGATCGTCAGGGTCAGGTGGGGTGCGCCGGGGAAGGCCCAGGTGCCGTGGAGGTGCCGGTCGGCGGGGGTCGGAAGGGTGCGCAGGGCGGTGAGCCAGGCGTGTTGCGAGGTGGTGGCCGTGTCGTCCGGCGTGCGGGCCTGGTCGGCGGCCGTGTCGTCCGGCGTGCGGGCCTGGTCGTCGGCCGGTCCGGTCACGGTGAACGTGCCGTCGCCGTGGAAGGCCCACTCGATCTCGTCGGGGTGGGCGAGGGTGACCGTGAGGACGTCCGTCCAGCCGTGGTCGTGGACGGTGATCGTACGGCGCAGGACGTGGCCGTCCCACGCCGACTCGGCCGTCACGTGCCGTGGGGACCAGTCCAGGATGCGGCCGGTGTGGGCGGGCTGGGGGCGGGCGCCGACGGTGACGATGTTGTGGGCCGCCGGTGAGCGCATCCAGGCCGTGAAGTCCGCGCCGTAGCCGCTCGTGCCGAGGTCGAGGCTGGACCAGCCGGTGACGGTCTGCACATCCACGGCCAGCTTGTCGCGGTGGTCGTGCCAGCCCGCGTCCGGGCCCGCGCGCAGGACCAGGCGGACGGCGGGTGATCGCAGGAGGGCGATCCCGGGCCCTCGCCACAGGAAGGAGCCGGTGGCACCGGACGAGCCCGGGCTAGGTGCGCGGGCGCCGTCCGAGCCCGGGTGAGGTGCGCCGGCGACGCCGGCGCCATCCACCCCCGGCTGGCCCGAGACCTGCGCGGGTTCGCCGGGAAGGTCGTCCGGGCCGAAGACGAGGGCGGCCACCGAGGGGCGGTGCGTCAACGGGGCGGTGTGCTCGGGGAGCTGGGCGCCGTACCAGAGCCGCAGCGGCGCCGGCCGGGGATGGCGGTAGTAGGGGGTCAGGTCGGGGCGGGCGGTGGGCAGGAGGGTCCAGGCGGCCTCGGCCTGCGGGGCGAAGTCGCCGGTGAAGCAGTCGGGCCAGCCGTCCCCGTACGCGGGCAGCCGGCCGTCCGCGTACGCCAGCAGCGGCGGCGCGGCGATGGCCCTGGACAGGCGGGCGGCGGAGTCCTCGGACAGGCCGGACGGGCCCGTGGCCTCGACGTAGGACAGGAGGGCGGCCAGCGCGTAGTAGTGGTAGTGCGGGTTGATCTCGTACCAGAGGCCCTCGGGGTGGAAGCCGTGGCGGACCTGCGCCTCCGCGCCGTGCTCGCCGTCGCGGCACCAGGCCAGCAGGTCCGCGTCGCCGAGGCGTACCGCGCACTCGGCCAGCGCTGCCAGGAGCCAGCAGTGGATGTTGTGGACGGCGCCCACCTGCGGCCTGAGCAGGTCCGCGACGGCCGCCGCCATCCCGTCCACGGCCTGCCGCGTGCGCGGGGCGAGCGCGTCGCCGGCCCAGCGGGCGGCGCGCAGCAGGCCGACGGCCCACACGGCTTCGTCGAGCGACTGCGGCTGCACCCGGCCGGTGCCCGCCGCCTGCCCGTGCGGGGTGTAGGCGAGGTAGTCGCGGGCGTAGGCGGACAGGATCCGGTCGAGCTCGGCGTCGGGACGCAGGCCCGGATCGAGCCCGGCAGCTTGGCGCAAGCCCAGATCACGCCCGGCGGCAGGGCGGAGGTCCCGGTCACGTCCGGCGGCAGGGCGGGGGTCCGGGTCACGCCCGGCGGCAGGGCGGGGGTCCGGATCACGCCCGGCGGCAGGGCGGGGGTCCTGGTCGAGCTCGGCGGCGGGGCGGGGGTCCGGGGCGAGGTGCAGGAGGAGGGCGGCGCGCTGGGCCTGGGCGGCGAGGGCGTCGTGGGTTTTGGCGCGCCAGGCGCCGTCCCACGGCTCCCCCGCGTACACCTTCCCGCACCCCGTGCACACGTGCCGCTCCGGGCAGGCCCGGTCGTAGCGGAGCGCCGCCCCGTCGGCGTCGCAGAAGTAGTGGTGGGTCCACGCCGACTCCCGCTCAGGACCGGGGACGGGCGTGCCGTGCCACCTGGCGAAGCCGTCGCGCAGCGCCGCCACGACCGCGCCGGCCCACGGGCGGGTCGCGGCGCGGCGGCGTACCGAGGGCCAGCCGGGACCGAAGCTCACCGCGCCCGCCCACCGCACGACGGGAACGCACGCAGAGGTGTCGCAGCCACCCGACCACCCTACGGGGACGCGCCGCGCACCCTTGTGGAAGGCGGCCACGGCATGGTTCCTTGGCTGAATGATCTCCCCCTACACCGGCTGGACCAGGCAGCACTGGGCGGATCTGGCCGACCGCCTGCTCCTGTCGGCGCGCCGGCACGCCTCCCCCTCCCACGCGCGCATCAGCTTCCCCGGCCGGCCCGGCGGCTACGGCCCCGACGTGGACGCTCTGGAGGGGTTCGCGCGGACGTTCCTGGCGGCCGGGTTCCGGGTCGCGGGTGAGGG
The nucleotide sequence above comes from Nonomuraea gerenzanensis. Encoded proteins:
- a CDS encoding heparinase II/III family protein; its protein translation is MSFGPGWPSVRRRAATRPWAGAVVAALRDGFARWHGTPVPGPERESAWTHHYFCDADGAALRYDRACPERHVCTGCGKVYAGEPWDGAWRAKTHDALAAQAQRAALLLHLAPDPRPAAELDQDPRPAAGRDPDPRPAAGRDPDPRPAAGRDRDLRPAAGRDLGLRQAAGLDPGLRPDAELDRILSAYARDYLAYTPHGQAAGTGRVQPQSLDEAVWAVGLLRAARWAGDALAPRTRQAVDGMAAAVADLLRPQVGAVHNIHCWLLAALAECAVRLGDADLLAWCRDGEHGAEAQVRHGFHPEGLWYEINPHYHYYALAALLSYVEATGPSGLSEDSAARLSRAIAAPPLLAYADGRLPAYGDGWPDCFTGDFAPQAEAAWTLLPTARPDLTPYYRHPRPAPLRLWYGAQLPEHTAPLTHRPSVAALVFGPDDLPGEPAQVSGQPGVDGAGVAGAPHPGSDGARAPSPGSSGATGSFLWRGPGIALLRSPAVRLVLRAGPDAGWHDHRDKLAVDVQTVTGWSSLDLGTSGYGADFTAWMRSPAAHNIVTVGARPQPAHTGRILDWSPRHVTAESAWDGHVLRRTITVHDHGWTDVLTVTLAHPDEIEWAFHGDGTFTVTGPADDQARTPDDTAADQARTPDDTATTSQHAWLTALRTLPTPADRHLHGTWAFPGAPHLTLTIPQGFTARTATAPGNPNGRPLGLLLVHGHATTARFRATFTGPPAPTHSSTSRVSTT
- a CDS encoding nuclear transport factor 2 family protein, which produces MRTSCVIALVAFLSFLAAACGAAPATTPAATPAAATPAAATPASSPSADATVTGVDGAAQAYVDAVNAGDLDALVASFATDAEIIDVSRSIKGHDAIRRWAGDEVIGGTLRVLSIAERRADGQKLLVHWAPGGSGGWRAHYDFTVGSGRIVKADLQYA
- a CDS encoding Nramp family divalent metal transporter, producing the protein MSHPLGVSRPDLEVTDLPTPEEVFKVSRIGFKELFKYAVGPSLIALGISIGSGEWLLGPLNVGQYGFVGVGWVILVSALLQTFYNVECSRYVLATGETPVVGWGRVPPGWMLWVPLSVLIVIFAFIAGGWAASAGQGVYALVHGVPPAADAVEPRLWAIGLLVLVFLITAAARRVSRALELANWVMVGTILLALLAVDLLVVPFSMWWEGIRGFITPAAPPAGITATQLGALAGFTALASGLNWYVMGHYRDKGYGMGHRVGYISGLRGERRAILASGVTFPDDERNRGLWRRWYRLLMVDMWGVFFVGAILGMLLPTLLMSQAVAMSGERPTRANVPTFVAGVLGDQYGQVAFYVALVMGVLILFSTQLGIFEAMVRVTTDAANATSPRLRRLIEGDPRRFYYPFMLLLLVIISIVIFQSLPVGLVEWSANMSNLGALIYPFLLMYLNSKLPRPARPRPWHYVILVLNFLFFGFFFVNFIADFLGDPLVTF
- the glgC gene encoding glucose-1-phosphate adenylyltransferase, which encodes MRSRRVLAVVLAGGEGKRLMPLTADRAKPAVPFGGMYRLIDFVLSNLANGGFLKIVVLTQYKNHSLDRHVSRTWRLSAMLGNYVTPVPAQQRLGPRWFSGSADALFQNLNLIYDEMPEHVIVFGADHIYRMDPRQMVEQHEDSGADVTVAAIRQPLSLADQFGVIETDPEGRRIVAFREKPKDAVGLADSPDEVFASMGNYVFKTQSMIDALREDALDPTSKHDLGGNIIPMLVKSGGADVYDFANNMVPGSSERDRGYWRDVGTLDAYYEAHMDLISAHPIFNLYNDKWPIFTGHDPLPPAKFVHNDGDRVGRAIDSLVSPGVIVSGGTAIRSILSPKVVLHSHSLVEDSVLMENVKVGRGAIVRKAIIDKNVVIPDGARIGFDLEYDRTRFALTRGGVVVIGKNEIVDR